The following are encoded together in the Macrobrachium nipponense isolate FS-2020 chromosome 14, ASM1510439v2, whole genome shotgun sequence genome:
- the LOC135226239 gene encoding uncharacterized protein LOC135226239, translating into MASSGPSICPEALRNFRYYYSVTHWGKKVLFLIYRFSFLDGQSKKISEILADNGVQLNKFPFNAQDVTNLTDKHPEDLDITLMNKVCRALWQKGVKDPSNELKALVKKIKDERNVVSHEVEMMSVPDLVRKLSDFQATLEETLREAKSVFSSHAAEIVVLEKEIQDAIPKLIGKIREKYDPSIPEDLQNFEEEIDAFGKELSEYIQQLSRKELLSLYVNLCQISPFDWLAQFSITYPCAIMVCAKLSESKEFHWGLRAVEPSLLIKNGILEVKDPSGNDPKVIIISGDAGSGKTTILCSIAEKWHKNAEDMPELSSFQILLYMQFRNHSHDNFDDFLRNLLPKTVSLFQLKHIKSSVIDSKCLVLCDGMMSGMRNLQSSLKKYYLFLLRI; encoded by the coding sequence ATGGCATCGTCAGGACCAAGTATTTGTCCAGAAGCACTTAGAAACTTCAGATATTACTATTCTGTGACACACTGGGGAAAGAAGGTGCTGTTCTTAATATACCGTTTCTCTTTTCTCGATGGACAAAGCAAGAAAATCTCCGAGATTCTCGCTGACAACGGAGTGCAACTTAACAAATTTCCTTTCAATGCTCAGGATGTCACAAACCTGACCGACAAGCATCCAGAAGATTTGGACATCACGCTGATGAATAAAGTATGCCGGGCTCTTTGGCAAAAGGGGGTAAAGGACCCTAGTAATGAACTTAAAGCtctagtgaaaaaaataaaagatgaaaggaaCGTTGTTAGCCATGAAGTGGAGATGATGTCGGTCCCAGATTTAGTACGCAAGCTCTCTGACTTTCAAGCAACGCTCGAGGAAACTCTTCGCGAAGCCAAATCTGTCTTTTCGAGTCATGCTGCGGAAATTGTTGTACTCGAAAAGGAGATCCAAGATGCCATTCCAAAGCTGATAGGAAAGATCCGTGAGAAATACGATCCCTCAATCCCGGAAGACTTGCAAAACTTTGAGGAGGAAATAGACGCGTTTGGGAAGGAGCTCTCTGAATACATACAACAACTCTCTCGGAAAGAACTCTTGTCTCTTTACGTCAACCTCTGTCAGATTTCCCCCTTCGACTGGCTAGCTCAGTTTAGTATCACATATCCATGTGCCATCATGGTTTGCGCAAAGTTGTCGGAGAGTAAGGAGTTTCACTGGGGTCTTCGTGCAGTGGAGCCATCACTGTTGATCAAAAATGGAATCCTGGAAGTTAAAGACCCATCGGGAAACGACCCCAAAGTCATCATTATCTCTGGTGATGCAGGTTCAGGAAAGACCACGATTCTCTGTTCCATTGCTGAGAAATGGCATAAGAACGCAGAAGATATGCCAGAGCTTTCCTCCTTTCAAATATTACTCTACATGCAGTTTAGAAATCATAGCCATGACAACTTTGATGACTTCCTACGAAACTTGCTTCCAAAAACTGTATCTCTGTTTCAGTTGAAGCATATAAAGTCTTCAGTGATTGACTCTAAATGTCTAGTCTTGTGTGACGGTATGATGAGTGGAATGAGAAATCTGCAAAGCTCTTTGAAGAAATATTATCTCTTCCTTCTAAGAATATGA
- the LOC135226511 gene encoding uncharacterized protein LOC135226511, whose amino-acid sequence MSSYFNIKHTNKLLEIGTVFCHRHRSEQEFAAAGSICDDIIVSSRKQEGGNIFLDVLLSKGILKPEDLVPRTPDPFDDLAEILGSVKKRVIPEVREMLSFVPGILHNTKKTVLYQIIDDIHDFYVKFNEVYELHVTDDLLVPYAETRLDEKVLESLVSRFRKIYAGGTVYLRQMDDLFVLPSLLSKLRPNEVVFYNVPRDLAELNKTLEVTNQLGIHTEFDITMSRKQFQAITGEVLHPVDYLVVIINSDALYDPGSLRPFSLQSSARR is encoded by the coding sequence ATGTCATCCTACTTCAATATAAAACATACGAATAAGCTTCTTGAGATTGGAACAGTATTCTGCCACAGACACCGAAGCGAGCAGGAGTTTGCAGCTGCAGGCTCCATCTGTGACGACATCATCGTTTCAAGCAGAAAGCAGGAAGGAGGGAACATTTTCCTCGATGTGCTGTTGTCAAAGGGAATCTTAAAGCCTGAAGATCTTGTGCCAAGGACGCCGGATCCATTTGACGACCTGGCGGAAATCTTGGGCTCGGTTAAAAAGCGTGTAATACCGGAAGTCAGAGAAATGCTTTCCTTCGTACCAGGAATACTTCACAATACTAAGAAAACTGTGCTGTACCAAATCATAGATGACATTCACGATTTCTACGTCAAGTTCAATGAAGTCTATGAATTACACGTTACGGATGATCTTTTGGTGCCGTATGCTGAAACCAGATTGGATGAAAAGGTTCTGGAATCACTTGTTTCACGGTTCAGAAAAATATATGCGGGTGGGACAGTCTATTTAAGGCAAATGGATGATCTTTTTGTCCTACCGTCCTTATTGTCTAAACTGAGGCCCAATGAAGTTGTGTTTTATAATGTACCGAGAGATCTTGCAGAGCTCAACAAAACACTGGAGGTTACCAATCAGCTCGGCATCCATACAGAGTTTGACATAACTATGTCGCGAAAGCAATTTCAAGCAATTACAGGCGAGGTTTTGCATCCAGTAGATTACTTAG